A genome region from Ctenopharyngodon idella isolate HZGC_01 chromosome 5, HZGC01, whole genome shotgun sequence includes the following:
- the eif2b1 gene encoding translation initiation factor eIF-2B subunit alpha, whose protein sequence is MEERELVEYFRTQIREDPDVASAVAAIRSLLEFLKRDQSETILGLRENMTQAILRLQETDSSVAVSSGGELFLRFISLTSLEHPDLSQCKNVMIERGELFLKKISLSRGKVGKLCHTFIKDGAKILTHSSSRVVLKVLENAAADHKRFTVYVTESQPDSAGELMAQKLRKLNIPVTVVLDAAVGYIMEKVDLVIVGAEGVVESGGVINKIGTYQMAVCSKAHNKPFYVVAESFKFVRLYPLNQQDVPDRFKYKADVLKTAEDLNQEHPMIDYTPPSLITLLFTDLGVLTPSAVSDELIKLYL, encoded by the exons ATGGAAGAAAGAG AACTGGTGGAATATTTCCGGACACAGATCAGGGAAGACCCGGACGTGGCTTCAGCGGTGGCTGCTATCCGATCACTGCTGGAGTTCCTGAAGCGGGATCAGA GCGAGACGATCCTGGGCCTGAGAGAGAACATGACGCAGGCCATCCTCCGGCTGCAGGAGACGGATTCGTCAGTGGCCGTGTCGTCTGGAGGAGAGCTCTTCCTGCGCTTCATCAGTCTGACCTCACTGGAACATCCG GATCTCTCCCAGTGTAAGAATGTGATGATAGAGAGAGGTGAACTCTTCCTGAAGAAAATATCCCTCTCCAGGGGCAAAGTGGGTAAACTGTGCCACACCTTCATCAAAGATGGAGCT AAAATCCTCACACACTCGTCATCACGAGTCGTATTGAAGGTTCTGGAGAATGCGGCAGCCGATCACAAACGTTTTACAGTATATGTCACTGAATCACAGCCGGATTCAGCAGG TGAACTTATGGCTCAAAAACTACGCAAACTCAACATACCCGTCACAGTCGTGCTCGACGCTGCAGTCGG GTACATCATGGAGAAGGTGGACCTGGTGATCGTCGGCGCTGAAGGTGTTGTGGAGAGTGGAGGTGTAATAAACAAG ATTGGCACCTATCAGATGGCTGTGTGTTCCAAGGCGCACAACAAACCATTTTATGTGGTGGCAGAAAGTTTTAAGTTTGTGCGACTCTACCCACTTAATCAGCAAGACGTACCCGATAGATTCAAG TATAAAGCAGATGTCCTGAAAACAGCGGAAGATCTCAACCAGGAGCACCCGATGATCGACTACACCCCTCCGTCCCTCATCACGCTACTCTTCACTGACCTCGGGGTGCTgacgccctctgctgtcagcgACGAGCTCATCAAACTCTAcctatga